The window CTTAACCATTATTAgtgctattttttttttcaaaaggaaTGTAGTTATTGTTTACAGtcttattctttaagaattatGTAATTaatgattcttaaagaataaattTTGCTTCATATAAAATCCgtgttatttataaaatataatttttgataATATATGGTATTGAATTCTTTAAGCATGTTAATTCTCAAACATAACTTGAATGAAACCATATTCTATAAGAATAAAATCGAAATTATCTTTATTAGTTCATAACTAACATTCTAAAAGAAATCGGATATGATTAAAATTATGTTAGATCTAAAACTGAATTAAGTTAAAcaaattaaaatttgaaattaattgaaTCAATTATCCGTTTAGCTccgatatattttttttaaacttttatttcCTAATTTAAAAGTATTGCAAATGTAAGATTTTAACATTCTTTTAAGTAAATGCTATTATTctatttttctttaatttaatactatatatatatatatatatatatatatatatatatatatatatatatattagtatgaGGGTTATTTCAAGTGTTATCTTGTTTATGTGGTTAGGGATAAAGAGAGAATTTTACAACGGTTCTTTCTTGATAAACCTTGTTAGAAATGTGCGGTAATAAAAGCACTTGGAAATCCTGAGAATTGTGTAATCACTTTCATATTGAAGTATTTGGGTAGTATTCATAATCTTCAAACAGATAAGAATCAGAATAAGAGAACAAGAACAGAGAATTGGATGTTATAAAATTTGCGAGTACCATAAAATGAATACCAAAAACATATTGTAAACCTCCTTGTTTGAAAACTGTCACAAGACAAATTTTTTTGTTAGAAAACTACCCAAATTGTCATAAAATAGTTTTTCGACAGTCAAAAAGTGTCACAAAACGGGGTTTTAATTAGAGTGCAGACGAGGTCCAAAactagccaggggctctgccccttggaccccgctcccaggtgCGCTTCCACGCCCCTAAATGACAATCTACTTTGAATCTTaaataaacttaaacaagtgtgaaATGCACACCTTCTTTTCTTGTTTAATATTCAACAAGATTGATTTTGGTCAGCAAGTTAACCCATTACACTTTAAATACAAGTAGTGAAACAAACCTTACCTCtgttatgtatcatttacttcatcACTTCGTAGAAGATATAAAGTTGACCTAGTTCACCAAATGATCGAAGATTTCAAAAGGGGAAAATCTTTGGAAAATAGCTAAATGTTACATACCATAATTCTGAAAAGTAATAAAATTTAGTTTGGAGGAAGGATAGTATTCATTTTCAAGGTTTATGCATCATGAAAGATTATGTAATGATTGAGGTAATTAATTGAATGTAATAATAATTACAACAGTCGCATAATGGATGACGGATATGTATGCAACTGTTTGATAACTCAAGCACAAAAGTTAAAGCATAGTTCAATGgttctccttttttttttttatagcaACAAGAGAGTTTTCATTCAAAGGACAAAGCTAGCGAGAAGCTAGGAATACAAGGCATTAAGATATTCAACCTTCAGATCTAAACATCATATATCCCATTTTAACATACAACCTCCCCTGGCTCTAATTTTTAGCCAATAGAAGGCAAGAGCCTTAACCTCGCTAATAAGAATAATGGCGTTCTTCGTTTTATTGTGAAATACAAGCCCGGTCCTGAAGGTCTATATTACCCACGCAAAGGCCAATAGAAGAACATAAATAACAATGTATTCTTCTTTAGGTCATTCACGATGCAGTCAAGAGTGAAAGCATGTTGAATCGAGGTCGCATCAATAGGAAAATCGAACAACCAATTAAGAAGGGTAGGCCGTACCTCCAAAACAGTGGAACAATCCATGAAAATGTAACCTTTTGTTTCCAGTTTAGTATTGTACAAGGGACATAGAAGAGAACCCACATTAAGTCCAATACGCTCAAGATTGGTATGAGTAGGTAATCTACCAAACCGTGCCTTTCAGATCCAAATAAGTACATTCGTTTTACCCAATGCAATTTTATTCCAAGCGGTCTTGAGTGGACACTTAGTCAGAATTTTAGCATTGATAATCCTCCTAAGGGAGGAAACAATGAATTTACCATCAGGTTCTTCACTCCAGCTGCACTTTTGATTCTGTCACATAATCATGTTTACAAAGCGGATGTTTTGATGATCAAGTGCAAGGTATAAGTGGATAATGTTTCCCCAGATACGACGTCTATCGGTAGTAGATCTAACACGACCAATTCCACCATCAGAACAATGAATTGTTTGGATTACTCCTTTCCAAAGAGCAACATCTTCATTtttgaagtactaccacaacttGACAATTAAAGCGAGATTAAAGGCATGAGGGCTTCTAGTGGCAAGGCCTCCATTTTGCTTGCAATTAAAAACTTTTTTCCAAGCAATCCAGGTTGTTTTGTGGTTGTCCAAACTTCCACCCCAAAAAAAATGATTACGGATACTTTCAAGGCGTTTAATCACCCCTATAGGTGACTTGAAGAGTGAAAGAAATGTAAGTAGCAAGGCTGCCAAGTAGATTCTTACAAATGATTAATCTACTGCCGAACGATTGATTATGCGTCTTCCACAATGAGAGCATCTTTTGGAGTTTTTCAATAACGGGTAGCTAACTTGACTTTCTGGATATTTTGGCCCCAACCGGCACTCCGAGATAAGAGAAAGGGAGGGACCCATCCCCACAATTGCTTTTAGAATGATTGACTTTGAAACCGGAGGCGGTATGGAAACATTTGAGGATGCAAAGTAGCTTAAGAGCATTCTCTTTGGACCATTCGCCAAGAAAAATTGCGTCATCTGCATGTTGAAAGATAGAGAGGTTCGGGCTATTGTTAGATAGATTAACACCTTTGTATAAACATTTTTCAACCGCTTCGAAGACCACCACTCTAAGACACTCTGTTGCGATGATAAAGAGAAAAGACAATGGACAGCCTTGAGGAACTCCTCTTTCATTTTTGAATTCATCTGTAGGATTTCCATTAACAGGAACAAGATTTCCATTAACAGGAACTGATATTTTGGCGTAAGAGACACAAGCCATAATCCATGAAATCCATTTATCACAAAATTCCATAAGCATCATCATATTTTTCAAGAAAGACCAACTTATGCTATCAAACCTTttatcaaagtcaactttcaagacaatcatttgttttttcttttattgGCCCAAGTAATCATTTCATTAACCATGAGAGGAATATCCATGATGTTTCTGCGTTTAATTTAACCAGATTGCTCTTTGCTAACGATCGATGTAATTAAACCTATTCATGATGTTGTCTATAACTCCTAGCTATGCTGTATGCAGGtttgcttaatccattttatatgttatttttttaCCTGTGCATACGAATGATTTTCTTTAACTCTTTTGTTTTTAATCCAATTTAAATGTTCCCTTCTCTTATATGCTGACCTGAAAACTTTTGCTAATTGACCGTCTTGGAATTCAATTTTTTGGGTGAAGCTCTCCGAAGTGTTTCAAAAAGATATTTGTTTTATTAGTGAAACAAAAAATTGACTTGGGAATATAATACAAACGTAAATGTCACATGGAGTATTTAATTTGATAAACGTCACATGTCTCCCATATGGCTTGGTATTGAATGCCGTCCAATTCTCGTCAATCTAGTACTATTAATTATCGCTTAGTTTAAACTTCTTAGTTCCGTTTAAACTACAATATATGTTATTAATGATTCACTTTATATGTAAAACTTCGACTACACTGATCACATCCTATTTTCATTCTCATTTTGTCGCGTCTCTAAGCTAGTTTTATATTGTTGACACGGTAGAGTACAAAGCTTCTTAAGTGGTAGAACATCCTTCTGAATGGGTATATAAAGCCTCCAACCACCTATTCTTATCTTCACCCACTCCACTTAATTTTTTCCATCTTTAGTAATCAACATAACCTGTAACCCTTTGCATTCTATATAGATCTTCCAATTAAAATATCTTTACTCTTAGGCATGGATAAACTTGGGTTTTACTTGCTAATTCTCCTTCACACCATCCACTACGTCTATGGTGCTGATACCAATATCACTCCCCTTGACTTTGTCAAAACCTCATGCAAAACAACCCGCAACCAGGCTCTCTGtgtcaattctctctcaagttacgCTGGTTCTATCCAAGGAAGCGATCAGCAGCTTGCTAAAGCAGCCATTGCGGTTAGTCTAAACAATGCCAAGTCAGCAGCTGCACTCGTTTCCAAACTGGCTGCAACCTCGAAACTAAAACCACAAGAGTACCAAGCACTGAAAGACTGTGTTAATAACATGGCCAGCTGTGTTACTAGTCTAACCCAGTCAGTTCAGAAGCTTCGTAAGATGGGTCAGTTTAAGGGCAAAAATTTTGATTGGCACATGAACAGTCTTCAAACATGGGTAAGTTCTGCCCTTACACACCAGAACACTTGTGCTGGAGGGTTCTCTGATAGTTCAATGAATGGAAAAGTGAAGGATGTTCTTAATAAGAAGATGACTTCGGTGACACAAATCACCAGCAATGCACTTGCTTTAGTAAATGGGTTTGCATTGAGGCATAAAGAAGTTACCCATAAACCTTAAGGGTTATAAATTGTTATGGAAAGAGGTTGGCGTTTTAGTAATATTATAGTGTGCCACAAGTTTTGGTATCCTTAAGGATTGTGTTTTTGACTGGGTCTATGCTGCGCTGGTTTGCAGTGCATTGTTCAGGTGTTTTTTTTTTGCCTTAATTACGGCTATTTTATGATAACTTATACCTAACGGAATAAAGATGGCACCTAATTACAAGATAATTTTTGTCATTTCCAGATGATATAGCTTCCAACCGTAATATGTGTATATTGCATCGTGGTTTGATTTTGTGCAATTTTGTAGTTCTAAGACCCTACATGATACTCTATCTATAAATGTctaaacccatttatttatatttaatcaaTAACCATAAGAACACCGATCAATTCTAGAAGCAGTAGTGCAATGACACTTTTAACCTCGGTTTCAAGGACCATCGAGTTTTCTGCATATATAACTTAACATTAATAGAAAGTAGCTACTACCATACATCTATTAGTTTTTAGTGATTTCCTAGTTTCTCATGTTACTGAGCTAAGTCTGGGGGTTAAGCCTAGCAATTCTCAAAACCCGACACGAAACAGGTTTGAAGATAAAccggtttgggttgagtttttcaacctaCCAACATggcaacccgtttattaaaccgGGTGTACGTGTATATGTGTTTGCCAAAAAATTCTGGGTTGACAGGTGACCCATTATGATTTTagtaaaaaaaagttatatatttaataaatgtTTTAAGCAGGATATGTAATTCTGCATAAACTCAGAACATGAAACTTCTCCTTCCTATCAAACAACTATTCTCTCTCCACTCGAGCAACATTGACCACAAGTTTGGGGAAGTCAAACAAAGACTTTTAGGAAGATGGATATATAATATATTGGTTCTTTACATGCTTCATAGTGCCATTAATACTCTGAGTACATAGGTATTCCTATGTATGTAATTGTATTTATAAGCCTATGTCACACCTATTAGTCTAGGCCCGTTTGTGTATGTGTGATTGTGTATATTCTTTGTAATATCTCGTTGGTGAATCAAGAAACAGATTTCACAATACGGTATCAGAGATCAATATTCATCTTTCCTAATCTTCCTTCTCAAATCTCTCTTTCCCAGTATCTCTCTTGTCCCTCACAGTTCCTCTACTGCCGGCCGTTCCCAAACCCTAACCAGTttcatctcttcttcttcttgtcacTCGAAAATGTCGGCACCACCCCTCCCATCCACAAAGCATTCGTTGTTACAAACATCAAGACCCACATTCATATCGTTCTTGATCTGCAACGACACAACTACCACACTTGGCGAGAATTTATTTTTACCACACACTGTGAAGCGTATGACACTCTTCATCACATTGACGATACCTTTGATGCTCCCACACCTCCATCCACGGATCCTCAATGGAAAAAGGTTGATGCCGTCATCCGCACATGGCTCTACATAACTCTCTCACAAAATCTCACCAATAGTGTTGTGAAGACCAACTGTTTTATTCGGCAACTATGTCTCACACAACAAAAAACattacctttagcggcgacaaaaaACGTCCCAATTGATGACACGTGGCGTCACTAATACCTTTaacgacgacatgtcgtcgctaTTACATCATAGCTAACAGTCATTTGTCGTTGCAATTGACGTCGTCTCTAATACTGATCGCCTCTAAATGTCATGATCGTCGCTGTTGGCATTGTTTCTATTGATATTCCACCACCGGTCGGAGGTTTTCCGGCAAAGGTTCCCGGAGGAAGGAGTTGTCGCAATTGGTCGATGTCGCCCCTAAAGTTGTTGCTAATGCTTAAAAAAAACGGTTTATTTATGATATTAGTTTATATGTTATAAAATGTAGATTTCAGAAAAAGACAGAAATCAATAAATAcaatattacataaaacatcaaatataccacattacataagctatctaataaatccaaaataaatatcaaatatatcatccataaactatctaataaatccaaaataacatcatCTATAAcgtaaaacaagaaatactatgcgTATTCGTCTTTCCTATcgttgttatcattgttgttgacttggttcttaaaCGAGCGGATAATATTTCCAATTTCCGTGACAAATGTCGGGTTTTGAAGAAAAACATTCGCATCCACATCCTACAATCaagtcacaagcacattaagtaattaacaattta of the Lactuca sativa cultivar Salinas chromosome 6, Lsat_Salinas_v11, whole genome shotgun sequence genome contains:
- the LOC111904306 gene encoding uncharacterized mitochondrial protein AtMg01250-like, yielding MIVLKVDFDKRFDSISWSFLKNMMMLMEFCDKWISWIMACVSYAKISVPVNGNLVPVNGNPTDEFKNERGVPQGCPLSFLFIIATECLRVVVFEAVEKCLYKGVNLSNNSPNLSIFQHADDAIFLGEWSKENALKLLCILKCFHTASGFKVNHSKSNCGDGSLPFSYLGVPVGAKISRKSS
- the LOC111904526 gene encoding pectinesterase inhibitor 9 is translated as MDKLGFYLLILLHTIHYVYGADTNITPLDFVKTSCKTTRNQALCVNSLSSYAGSIQGSDQQLAKAAIAVSLNNAKSAAALVSKLAATSKLKPQEYQALKDCVNNMASCVTSLTQSVQKLRKMGQFKGKNFDWHMNSLQTWVSSALTHQNTCAGGFSDSSMNGKVKDVLNKKMTSVTQITSNALALVNGFALRHKEVTHKP